A window of Solanum stenotomum isolate F172 chromosome 3, ASM1918654v1, whole genome shotgun sequence contains these coding sequences:
- the LOC125858945 gene encoding uncharacterized protein LOC125858945, with the protein MTKKLIKKREDPGEFTIPCTIDILQFAKALCDMGASINLMPYAIYKQLGLGESKATTMRLLMADRSIKHPVVIHYDILVKVDRFIFPADFVNLDSEIDAKIPIILGRPFLATGRALVDVESGKLKFRVNEDEVTFNICKSMKHPSDIHLVSTDDVIDEAVASVNHLMCMNEPLEAALAYYDESEVQGYEKVVAALSGLGRYLKFPIKLDIDLKNKVSLPAKPSTEEPRNLELKALPSHLRHAFLGENNTLPVIIPADFLEWQVKLLLEVFRKHIKAIGYTIADIVAFLPRRLKPPMQEVVKKEIIKWLDTTVIYPIADSKWEGIVLGHKVSQKGLEVDKEKIEVIEKLPPPISLKGVRSFLGHAGFFRRFIKDFSKIGHPLCKLLEKEMKFYFDEACMSAFQCLKEQLVSTPVISNPDWPESFEVMCDASGMTLGVVLGQTCNQLFHPIYYASKTLNSAQCNYTVTEQELLAVVYAFEKFRAYFLGTKVVFHTDLAALRYLMANNDTKSRLIRWVLLLQEFNYEVNDRNVAKNQVANHLSRLEGKENDEAEVDIDDSFPNEQVFAISLKQTPWYADFANYIVCGLMPDELNFYQQKWFMFDVKKYFWDEPYLFRECVDHIIRRCVPEEEAKGILHACHESPVGGHQSSVRTTAKVL; encoded by the exons ATGACTAAGAAACTGATCAAAAAGAGAGAAGATCCTGGGGAATTCACTATTCCTTGCACCATAGACATACTCCAATTCGCTAAAGCTTTATGCGATATGGGAGCAAGCATAAACTTAATGCCCTATGCGATATACAAACAACTTGGGTTAGGTGAATCAAAAGCAACCACAATGAGACTCCTGATGGCAGACCGTTCAATCAAACATCCTGTGGTGATACATTATGACATCTTGGTAAAGGTCGATCGGTTCATTTTTCCGGCTGATTTTGTGAATTTAGATAGTGAGATAGATGCCAAAAttcccattattttgggaaggccATTCTTGGCAACCGGGAGAGCATTGGTAGATGTTGAAAGTGGAAAATTGAAGTTTCGGGTGAACGAAGATGAAGTAACCTTCAATATTTGTAAATCCATGAAACACCCAAGTGATATTCATTTGGTGTCTACTGATGATGTTATTGATGAGGCGGTAGCTAGTGTAAACCATTTGATGTGCATGAATGAACCCCTTGAAGCTGCACTTGCTTATTATGATGAATCCGAAGTTCAGGGCTATGAGAAAGTAGTAGCTGCCTTGTCAGGATTAGGAAGGTATTTGAAGTTTCCAATCAAGTTGGATATTGACCTAAAAAATAAAGTGAGTCTTCCCGCAAAGCCATCAACAGAAGAACCACGTAATCTAGAATTAAAAGCTCTTCCCTCTCATCTCCGACATGCTTTCTTGGGGGAAAATAACACTTTACCTGTGATCATTCCAGCTGACTTTCTTGAATGGCAGGTGAAATTGCTCCTTGAAGTGTTCCGAAAGCATATAAAAGCTATAGGATATACCATCGCTGATATAGTGGCATTTCTCCCG CGGAGATTGAAACCACCAATGCAAGAAGTGgtaaaaaaggagatcatcaagtggttggacaCAACTGTGATTTACCCTATTGCGGATAGCAAATGG GAAGGCATAGTTCTCGGGCACAAGGTGTCACAAAAGGGATTGGAAGTCGATAAGGAAAAAATTGAGGTGATTGAGAAACTACCTCCGCCAATTTCATTGAAAGGTGTTCGCAGTTTCTTGGGACATGCCGGTTTCTTCCGgaggttcatcaaggacttctcaAAGATTGGACACCCCCTGTGCAAACTCTTGGAGAAGGAAAtgaagttctattttgatgaagctTGTATGTCAGCATTTCAatgcttgaaagaacaattGGTATCCACCCCGGTCATTAGCAACCCTGATTGGCCCGAATCTTTCGAAGTTATGTGTGATGCTAGTGGCATGACATTGGGGGTGGTATTGGGGCAAACATGCAACCAACTTTTTCACCCAATTTATTATGCAAGCAAGACTCTAAATAGTGCTCAATGTAACTATACCGTCACTGAACAAGAGTTGCTTGCAGTAGTCTATGCATTTGAGAAATTCCGGGCATACTTTTTAGGCACTAAAGTGGTTTTTCACACTGATCTTGCTGCACTCCGTTACTTGATGGCAAATAATGATACAAAATCAAGGttgataaggtgggtgctaCTATTACAAGAATTTAACTATGAGGTAAATGATAGAAATGTTGCAAAAAATCAGGTGGCTAACCACTTATCAAGGTTGGAAGGCAAGGAGAATGACGAGGCTGAGGTTGACATAGATGATTCCTTCCCCAATGAACAAGTGTTTGCAATATCCCTCAAACAAACTCCCTGGTATGCAGATTTCGCAAATTACATTGTGTGCGGACTAATGCCGGATGAGCTAAACTTCTACCAACAAAAGTGGTTCATGTTCGAcgttaaaaagtatttttgggatgaaccatacttGTTTCGAGAGTGTGTAGATCATATCATTAGAAGGTGTGTTCcggaagaagaagcaaaaggaATTCTCCATGCTTGTCATGAGTCTCCAGTTGGAGGCCACCAAAGCAGTGTGCGCACAACCGCTAAAGTTCTTTAA